Proteins encoded together in one Shewanella acanthi window:
- the ihfA gene encoding integration host factor subunit alpha translates to MALTKAEMAEHLFETLGINKRVAKEMVEAFFEEIRGALESGEQVKLSGFGNFDLRDKNQRPGRNPKTGEDIPISARRVVTFRPGQKLKTRVEAANSGK, encoded by the coding sequence ATGGCACTTACCAAAGCCGAAATGGCAGAACATCTTTTTGAAACACTTGGTATTAACAAGCGTGTGGCTAAAGAGATGGTAGAGGCGTTTTTCGAAGAAATTCGTGGCGCTCTCGAAAGTGGTGAGCAGGTCAAGTTATCTGGCTTTGGCAACTTTGACCTTAGGGATAAGAATCAAAGACCGGGAAGGAACCCAAAAACAGGCGAGGATATTCCTATTTCAGCTCGCCGTGTCGTGACTTTCCGTCCCGGCCAGAAATTGAAAACCCGTGTAGAAGCCGCTAACTCGGGCAAGTAA
- the lpxM gene encoding lauroyl-Kdo(2)-lipid IV(A) myristoyltransferase (LpxM is lauroyl-Kdo(2)-lipid IV(A) myristoyltransferase, an enzyme characterized in Escherichia coli and involved in biosynthesis of the form of lipid A found in that species and some closely related species.), which yields MARQPKYFDRSFKLALLHPKFWLTWLAIGLLVVFGIMPAWLRDPIARLLAKCVAPIAKKPIRIARANLTACFPEKSADEIDALVRDNVQNFVLVLLSQGELLVRSKENLRHRVTLEGFEHVKAAQAAGQPVVFIMPHVWPIDYAGLRLNLELPMVTMAKAHKNDLFNWFSNRVRSSGGGNVYMREAGIRALLAELKQNNSFFYLPDEDLGPEQSVFTPFLGTVKATLPVVGRLAQAGNAQVLPVKIGYNQQSRQFELTVMPAINPEDMVGKENEALALNKAVEQVILAYPEQYMWFLRLLKTRPEGEPSIYKK from the coding sequence TTGGCAAGACAGCCCAAATACTTCGACCGCAGTTTCAAACTCGCCCTGTTGCACCCTAAATTTTGGCTCACTTGGTTAGCCATTGGCCTATTGGTTGTTTTTGGGATTATGCCCGCTTGGCTGCGCGATCCTATCGCCCGTTTGCTGGCAAAATGCGTGGCACCAATTGCCAAAAAACCGATTCGCATCGCCCGCGCGAATTTAACGGCGTGTTTCCCTGAAAAATCCGCCGACGAAATTGATGCCCTAGTGCGTGATAACGTGCAGAACTTTGTGTTGGTGCTGCTCTCTCAGGGCGAGCTTCTGGTGCGCTCTAAGGAGAATTTGCGTCATCGTGTAACGCTTGAAGGGTTTGAGCATGTTAAGGCAGCGCAGGCGGCAGGGCAGCCGGTGGTGTTTATTATGCCCCACGTGTGGCCAATCGATTATGCGGGCCTGAGATTGAATCTCGAGTTGCCAATGGTAACGATGGCTAAAGCCCATAAGAATGATTTATTCAACTGGTTTAGCAACCGTGTGCGCAGCAGCGGTGGCGGCAACGTTTATATGCGTGAGGCGGGTATTCGTGCCCTGCTGGCCGAGCTTAAGCAAAACAACAGTTTCTTTTACCTGCCCGATGAAGACTTAGGCCCAGAACAAAGCGTATTCACGCCGTTTTTAGGCACAGTTAAAGCGACGCTGCCGGTAGTTGGCCGTTTAGCGCAGGCGGGTAATGCCCAGGTTCTGCCGGTTAAGATTGGCTATAACCAACAAAGCCGTCAGTTTGAATTAACCGTGATGCCGGCCATCAATCCAGAGGATATGGTCGGTAAGGAGAACGAAGCGCTGGCGCTCAATAAAGCGGTGGAGCAGGTGATCCTCGCGTACCCCGAGCAATATATGTGGTTTTTAAGATTGCTGAAAACCCGCCCCGAGGGTGAGCCATCCATCTATAAAAAATAG
- the hypA gene encoding hydrogenase maturation nickel metallochaperone HypA: protein MHEYSIVSALIEQCEQHAFANHANKVTRVEIKLGIMSGVEPALLQTAFETFKLDSICFDAILEMRLQPLVIACSDCGQESILDERSVICPHCQSYHTKVIDGEEMLLMQLELEQEN from the coding sequence ATGCACGAATACTCGATTGTCAGCGCCCTGATTGAGCAGTGTGAGCAGCACGCCTTTGCGAATCACGCCAACAAAGTCACGCGAGTGGAGATTAAATTGGGGATCATGAGTGGCGTCGAGCCAGCGCTACTTCAAACCGCCTTTGAGACATTTAAGCTCGATAGCATCTGCTTTGATGCGATACTCGAGATGCGCCTGCAGCCACTTGTTATTGCCTGCAGTGACTGCGGACAGGAATCGATACTCGATGAGCGCTCCGTCATCTGCCCCCACTGCCAGAGTTACCATACAAAAGTCATCGATGGCGAAGAGATGCTGCTGATGCAACTCGAACTTGAACAGGAAAATTAG
- the hypE gene encoding hydrogenase expression/formation protein HypE, whose translation MSDLPRDKSIQLSHGGGGKEMNKLIRELFFAEFDNPILRAEEDAAKLDLQGANAFTTDSFTIAPLFFAGGDIGKLAVAGTVNDLAMMGAEPQYLSCSFIIEEGFSLNQLTTIVRSMAKELKHSGARIVCGDTKVVPRGCADGIFINTSGIGRILKPQISAANVAPGDAIIVSRDIGCHGAAILMAREGLVLESELQSDCATLWPVVEQLIAANIPIHAMRDATRGGLSAVLNEWAAASQVGISVDEVAIPVSDEVKGLCELYGFEAMDLANEGTFILAVPQSIALGALEIMQRFGHCERAAIIGTVNEAHIGKVVLNTPWQTQRYLDLPQGELLPRIC comes from the coding sequence ATGTCTGACTTACCAAGGGATAAAAGCATCCAACTGAGCCACGGCGGTGGCGGTAAAGAAATGAATAAGCTCATTCGCGAGTTGTTTTTCGCCGAGTTCGATAATCCAATTCTTCGCGCCGAAGAAGATGCGGCAAAACTCGACTTACAGGGCGCCAATGCCTTTACCACAGATTCTTTTACCATAGCACCGCTGTTTTTCGCGGGCGGCGATATCGGCAAATTAGCGGTCGCGGGCACGGTTAACGATCTCGCCATGATGGGCGCCGAGCCCCAGTACCTAAGCTGCAGTTTTATTATCGAAGAAGGCTTTTCACTCAATCAGTTAACCACCATAGTGCGCAGCATGGCCAAGGAGCTTAAACACAGCGGCGCACGCATCGTCTGCGGCGATACTAAGGTGGTGCCACGGGGCTGCGCCGATGGCATTTTTATCAATACCTCGGGGATTGGCCGCATCCTGAAACCGCAGATATCTGCGGCAAATGTCGCGCCCGGTGATGCGATTATCGTGTCCCGTGACATTGGTTGCCACGGCGCCGCGATATTAATGGCCCGCGAAGGTCTGGTGCTGGAATCTGAGTTACAAAGTGACTGCGCTACCCTCTGGCCGGTTGTCGAGCAATTGATTGCCGCCAACATTCCTATCCATGCGATGCGAGACGCCACCCGCGGTGGATTATCTGCAGTACTCAATGAGTGGGCAGCCGCGTCTCAAGTTGGGATCAGTGTCGATGAGGTCGCTATTCCCGTTAGCGATGAAGTCAAAGGCCTCTGCGAGCTCTATGGCTTCGAAGCGATGGATTTAGCCAATGAGGGCACCTTTATCCTCGCCGTGCCACAATCCATCGCATTAGGCGCTTTAGAAATCATGCAGCGCTTTGGACACTGTGAGCGCGCCGCCATCATAGGCACAGTGAATGAAGCGCATATCGGTAAAGTGGTGCTAAATACGCCCTGGCAAACCCAGCGTTACCTCGACCTGCCACAGGGTGAACTGCTGCCGAGGATCTGCTAA
- the hypD gene encoding hydrogenase formation protein HypD, which produces MLELKQLYQGFRDPTTILSLARDIARLADKLPAPLNVMEVCGGHTHTIMKYGLLELLPSNIEFIHGPGCPVCIMPKERIDQAAALASIDNVILVTLGDMIRVPGSHGSLASFRAKGCDIRPIYDPLDTLKIAKDNPKKTIVFFAIGFETSTPMTAVLLQQAERQGIKNLLFHINHVLVPPAIDAVMQDSQTRVNAFIGPAHVSVISGAKIYRSTVEKYATPVVVSGFEPVDVMESILRLVRQRIEGKAELEIQYTRAVSEAGNLAAQALVNQYFQTRMQFRWRGLGEISNSALALKDEFAHRDAERIFADRLPVKQIDDHKACQCGDILRGLAKPKDCKVFGRGCAPETPLGSCMVSSEGACNAYYRYQGIQKETVARS; this is translated from the coding sequence ATGCTCGAACTTAAACAGCTCTATCAGGGCTTTCGCGACCCAACGACCATTCTCTCCCTCGCCAGAGACATTGCTCGCCTTGCCGACAAACTGCCAGCGCCTCTTAATGTTATGGAAGTCTGCGGCGGCCACACCCACACCATCATGAAGTACGGCTTACTCGAACTTTTGCCGAGCAATATCGAGTTTATTCATGGTCCAGGCTGCCCCGTGTGCATTATGCCAAAAGAGCGCATCGATCAGGCCGCAGCCCTTGCCAGCATTGACAATGTCATTTTGGTTACCCTTGGCGATATGATCCGTGTGCCAGGCTCCCACGGCTCATTGGCAAGTTTTAGGGCCAAGGGCTGCGATATAAGGCCGATTTACGACCCACTCGACACCCTGAAAATTGCCAAAGATAACCCAAAAAAAACGATAGTATTTTTTGCCATCGGCTTTGAAACATCGACCCCAATGACGGCGGTGCTGCTGCAGCAAGCCGAGCGGCAAGGGATTAAAAATCTTCTGTTTCACATCAACCATGTGCTAGTCCCACCCGCCATTGATGCGGTCATGCAGGACAGTCAAACTCGGGTGAATGCCTTTATCGGCCCCGCCCACGTGAGCGTCATAAGCGGCGCGAAAATCTATCGCAGCACGGTTGAGAAATACGCCACCCCTGTGGTGGTCTCAGGCTTTGAGCCCGTGGATGTAATGGAGTCAATTCTGCGCCTCGTACGCCAGAGAATCGAAGGTAAGGCCGAGCTTGAAATTCAATACACCCGCGCCGTCTCTGAGGCGGGAAACCTCGCCGCTCAGGCGCTGGTGAATCAGTATTTCCAGACTCGGATGCAATTTCGCTGGCGGGGTCTTGGCGAAATATCCAACTCCGCCTTAGCCCTTAAGGACGAATTTGCCCATCGGGATGCCGAGCGGATTTTTGCCGATCGTCTGCCCGTCAAACAAATCGATGATCATAAGGCCTGCCAATGCGGAGATATTTTACGCGGTCTTGCCAAACCTAAGGACTGTAAAGTATTTGGCCGAGGCTGCGCCCCCGAAACGCCCCTTGGCAGCTGCATGGTCAGCTCCGAGGGTGCCTGCAACGCCTATTACCGTTATCAGGGTATCCAAAAAGAAACTGTCGCAAGGAGCTAA
- a CDS encoding HypC/HybG/HupF family hydrogenase formation chaperone — MCLSIPSEVIAVDAERQSVTVDTLGVRRDVSSHLISDPLAIGDYVLIHIGFVMNKIDRDDALNSLELYREIVEKMGGNPLN; from the coding sequence ATGTGCCTATCGATTCCATCCGAGGTAATTGCCGTCGATGCCGAAAGGCAATCCGTGACCGTCGATACCTTAGGCGTGCGCCGAGATGTGAGCAGCCACTTGATAAGCGACCCGCTTGCGATTGGCGACTATGTGCTTATCCATATCGGCTTTGTGATGAATAAAATTGATCGGGACGATGCCCTAAATAGTCTAGAGCTTTACCGAGAAATCGTCGAAAAGATGGGCGGCAATCCACTTAATTAG
- the hypB gene encoding hydrogenase nickel incorporation protein HypB: protein MCKDCGCSIPRFAENPLQHSHAYSHEHSHTHSHGHEHGDAHHHNELQTNPQLNDKKTLSVIHKILDKNDVEAAHNRAHFEKYGLTAFNLMSSPGSGKTTLLEHLQEYTKLKYAVIEGDLETSRDADRLTAKGIAAYQIQTGSACHLDAFMVHGALHHLPLDGLDICFIENVGNLVCPASYDVGTHKNIVLLSVPEGDDKIEKYPVMFRRADVVLITKCDLLPYFDFNLDAAKAQLKKLNPETQIFTVSIKDGQSMYSVAEWLQSQLIKA, encoded by the coding sequence ATGTGTAAAGATTGCGGGTGCTCCATTCCCCGATTTGCAGAAAATCCACTGCAGCATTCCCACGCTTATTCCCATGAGCATAGCCATACGCATTCTCATGGCCACGAGCATGGTGACGCACATCACCATAATGAGCTGCAAACCAATCCTCAGCTGAATGATAAAAAGACCCTGTCGGTTATCCATAAAATCCTCGATAAAAACGATGTCGAAGCCGCCCATAACCGTGCCCACTTTGAAAAGTACGGTCTAACCGCTTTTAACCTAATGAGTAGCCCTGGTAGCGGCAAAACCACACTGCTTGAGCACCTTCAGGAATATACCAAGCTTAAATATGCGGTGATTGAAGGGGATCTTGAGACCTCCCGCGATGCCGACCGCTTAACCGCCAAGGGCATTGCCGCCTATCAAATTCAAACTGGTAGTGCCTGCCATCTCGATGCCTTTATGGTGCACGGCGCCTTGCACCATCTGCCACTCGACGGCCTCGATATCTGCTTTATCGAAAACGTCGGCAATCTGGTGTGTCCCGCCAGCTACGATGTGGGAACACACAAAAATATCGTGTTGCTGTCGGTGCCTGAAGGCGATGATAAGATTGAGAAATATCCAGTAATGTTTCGCCGCGCCGATGTGGTGCTTATCACTAAGTGCGACCTTTTGCCCTACTTCGACTTCAACCTCGATGCCGCCAAAGCGCAGCTTAAAAAGCTCAATCCTGAGACGCAAATCTTTACCGTCTCCATCAAGGATGGCCAGTCTATGTATTCAGTAGCCGAGTGGCTTCAATCGCAACTAATTAAAGCCTAG
- a CDS encoding FdhF/YdeP family oxidoreductase, translating to MPVHIEKPTKAGGFPSLQSTLKHVMRSQKAKQNIKNLLRVNQTDGFDCPGCAWGDNKAGAFQFCENGAKAVAWESTGKKVDRHFFAEHSVRQLAKQTDYWLEYQGRLTEPMRYNATTDHYEPISWEAAFDLIAAHLNHLSDANQVEFYTSGRASNEASYLYQLFGRLYGTNNFPDCSNMCHEASGVALNQSVGVGKGTVVLKDFDAAEAIFVFGQNPGTNHPRMMNALRKAAKQGCKIVTFNNLKEVALERFASPQSPTELLTPAATTISHLYLTPTLGGDMAAVRGMAKCILENDAQGTEKSFIDREFIARHTAFFDDYEARVRATSWEQIEAQSGLNREQIEQAAMLFSQSKRVISCWAMGITQHKHSVDTIREIVNLHLMCGQIGKEGAGLCPVRGHSNVQGNRTMGINEKPKAEFIDRFEQHLGVSLPRNAGHNVVDALKALDSEQSKVLICLGGNLAAAAPDTEFTYQAMKKAKLNVQISTKLNRSHLQVASDALILPCLGRTELDRQKQGIQKITVEDTFSMVHASTGMNDPVSELCLSEIDIVARMADVTLANRVQSPKADIDWLGLRDDYALIRDLIEKTIAGFDDFNQRVAEPAGFHLTNNATELNWHTPSHRAEFRACDLPESILADCSSDALNHKDAPVLLLQSLRSHDQYNTTIYGMDDRYRGIKGKRNVLFMNSEDAKAQGFSESQLVDIQSLTNDGKLRKVFGFCVVFYDIPKGNIAAYYPETNPLVAIDSVGVGSSTPTSKSVPVVLSPSTENKIAVSLV from the coding sequence ATGCCTGTTCATATTGAAAAACCCACTAAAGCGGGTGGATTTCCGTCATTACAGTCCACATTAAAACACGTGATGCGCAGCCAAAAGGCTAAGCAAAACATTAAAAACCTGCTGCGGGTTAATCAGACCGATGGCTTCGATTGCCCAGGTTGTGCATGGGGCGATAACAAGGCTGGCGCCTTCCAATTCTGTGAAAACGGCGCTAAGGCCGTGGCGTGGGAATCGACGGGTAAGAAAGTCGACAGACACTTCTTTGCCGAGCATTCAGTGCGCCAACTGGCAAAACAAACCGACTACTGGCTTGAATACCAAGGCCGCTTAACTGAGCCAATGCGCTATAACGCCACCACGGATCACTACGAGCCCATTAGTTGGGAAGCGGCTTTCGATTTAATTGCAGCGCACCTAAATCATCTATCCGATGCCAATCAGGTAGAGTTTTACACCTCGGGACGCGCCAGTAACGAGGCCTCCTACCTGTACCAACTATTCGGTCGCCTCTATGGCACCAATAACTTCCCCGACTGCTCGAACATGTGCCACGAGGCCAGTGGTGTTGCGTTAAATCAATCCGTGGGTGTCGGTAAAGGCACCGTCGTGTTAAAGGACTTCGATGCCGCCGAGGCCATTTTTGTGTTTGGCCAAAACCCCGGAACTAACCATCCTCGGATGATGAATGCCCTGCGTAAAGCCGCCAAGCAGGGCTGCAAAATTGTTACCTTTAACAATTTAAAAGAAGTGGCGCTCGAGCGTTTTGCAAGCCCACAAAGCCCAACCGAGCTGCTCACCCCAGCAGCGACCACCATTAGCCACCTCTACCTCACCCCAACCCTAGGCGGTGATATGGCGGCAGTACGCGGTATGGCGAAATGTATCCTCGAAAACGATGCACAAGGTACTGAAAAAAGCTTTATCGACCGGGAATTTATTGCCCGTCACACGGCGTTTTTTGATGACTACGAGGCACGTGTGCGCGCAACCAGCTGGGAGCAAATTGAGGCGCAATCAGGACTCAATCGCGAGCAAATCGAGCAAGCGGCAATGCTGTTCAGCCAAAGTAAGCGTGTGATTAGTTGCTGGGCGATGGGCATCACCCAACATAAACATTCGGTCGATACCATTCGCGAAATCGTCAACCTGCATCTCATGTGCGGTCAAATTGGTAAAGAAGGCGCAGGGCTTTGCCCAGTTCGCGGCCACAGCAACGTGCAGGGCAACCGCACTATGGGTATTAACGAGAAGCCCAAGGCGGAGTTTATTGATCGCTTCGAGCAGCATCTTGGCGTGAGTCTGCCCCGCAATGCAGGCCATAACGTGGTTGATGCGCTCAAAGCCTTAGATAGCGAACAGAGTAAGGTACTGATTTGCTTAGGCGGCAACTTAGCTGCAGCGGCGCCGGATACTGAATTTACCTATCAAGCCATGAAAAAGGCCAAGCTAAACGTGCAAATAAGCACCAAGCTTAACCGCAGCCATCTACAGGTTGCGAGCGATGCGCTTATTCTGCCCTGCCTGGGTCGCACCGAATTAGATCGACAAAAGCAAGGCATTCAAAAAATCACCGTGGAAGATACCTTCAGCATGGTACATGCCTCAACGGGCATGAATGATCCTGTATCTGAGTTGTGTTTATCGGAAATTGACATCGTAGCCCGTATGGCCGATGTCACGCTGGCCAACCGTGTGCAATCACCAAAGGCTGATATCGATTGGTTAGGCCTTCGCGATGACTACGCCCTTATTCGTGATTTGATTGAAAAGACCATTGCCGGCTTTGATGACTTTAACCAACGGGTTGCCGAACCTGCGGGGTTTCATTTAACCAATAATGCCACCGAGCTTAACTGGCACACCCCAAGCCATAGGGCCGAATTTCGGGCCTGCGATCTACCAGAATCGATTCTTGCCGATTGCTCGAGTGATGCATTAAATCACAAGGATGCCCCCGTATTACTGCTGCAGAGCCTGCGGTCACACGATCAATACAACACTACCATTTACGGCATGGACGACAGGTACCGCGGTATTAAAGGTAAACGTAATGTGCTGTTTATGAATAGTGAAGATGCCAAGGCTCAGGGTTTTAGCGAATCACAACTCGTGGATATTCAATCCTTAACCAACGATGGCAAGCTACGTAAAGTCTTTGGCTTTTGCGTGGTGTTCTACGACATTCCTAAGGGCAATATCGCCGCCTATTACCCTGAAACCAACCCGTTGGTCGCCATCGACAGTGTCGGTGTGGGTTCATCAACGCCGACCTCAAAATCGGTGCCCGTGGTGTTAAGCCCATCGACTGAAAATAAGATTGCAGTGTCGCTCGTATAA
- the fdhD gene encoding formate dehydrogenase accessory sulfurtransferase FdhD, which translates to MQTHPRFLTSVEPNPYSHLVEEVAASINLNGVNYAVMMTTPDNFEDFVIGFLFGEGIIQNDRDVHDIHLTEIEDGYLLDVTLANRCLFALKQRKRRLVGATGCGICGVEAMGHALPNLPKLVPTLPIDLHDVQGLKAQIDAWQVKAKHSGAIHAAFALSSDGNVIRCREDIGRHNALDKLIGSLLRQSPTENAAHCDALIITSRLSSELIQKAVRYGASNLISLASPSQLAVKLAMRYHLNLIHIPKFDPPIYYTNANPERVADCGERYACSY; encoded by the coding sequence ATGCAAACTCACCCGCGCTTTCTCACGTCCGTTGAGCCCAATCCGTACTCCCATTTAGTGGAGGAGGTTGCCGCCTCAATTAACCTCAATGGGGTGAATTACGCGGTGATGATGACCACGCCAGATAATTTTGAGGACTTTGTCATCGGCTTCCTCTTTGGTGAAGGCATTATCCAAAACGATCGAGATGTGCATGATATTCACCTCACTGAGATTGAGGACGGCTATCTGCTCGATGTCACTTTGGCTAACCGCTGTCTATTTGCCCTAAAGCAACGTAAACGCCGTTTGGTCGGTGCCACAGGCTGCGGCATTTGCGGCGTTGAGGCTATGGGCCATGCCCTGCCGAATTTACCTAAGCTTGTGCCAACACTGCCAATTGATCTTCACGATGTTCAAGGGCTTAAAGCGCAAATCGATGCTTGGCAAGTTAAGGCAAAGCATAGTGGCGCCATTCATGCCGCCTTTGCGCTATCAAGCGATGGCAACGTCATTCGCTGCCGAGAAGACATAGGTCGCCATAACGCGCTGGATAAACTCATTGGCTCACTGCTGCGCCAATCGCCTACTGAAAACGCTGCGCACTGTGACGCTCTGATCATCACTAGCCGCTTAAGCAGCGAACTAATTCAAAAGGCGGTGCGCTATGGCGCTAGCAATCTGATAAGTCTGGCTTCGCCAAGCCAACTCGCGGTCAAACTCGCCATGCGTTACCACTTAAATTTGATCCATATCCCCAAATTTGATCCACCTATCTATTACACCAATGCAAACCCTGAAAGAGTTGCGGATTGCGGAGAACGTTATGCCTGTTCATATTGA
- a CDS encoding LysR family transcriptional regulator — MNIRHLQYFQQLAKLQHFAKAAKACHVTQPTLSAGISALEKSLGLELVVRQSQFVALTDAGDIVLQYAEKMLQEQAALKQELSLFSGQMTGSLDIGIVPQSSVDIMPLIKRFNQAFPHININLSVMTNSQLIESLTLHKTDIGLGFDEHLTEVNRRSFVLYPQRSLAHSNCPAHSTNHAQSTNPAYSISQMALLCAYIDDHIDDKASQKSVSLASLSNTPLVLLSKGMQFRQYIDQAMAEVGGEFKVVLETDSLFHLISAVKHGIGSAIVSLGIAESVSQLFGINYQALEGIKSGSTVFITRKHSLTPAMKAFTRLLEGDE, encoded by the coding sequence ATGAATATACGTCACCTGCAGTATTTTCAGCAGCTTGCTAAGTTGCAGCATTTTGCCAAGGCGGCCAAGGCCTGCCATGTGACCCAGCCAACCCTTTCTGCGGGGATAAGTGCCCTGGAAAAATCCCTCGGATTAGAGCTCGTGGTGCGGCAGAGCCAATTTGTGGCATTGACCGATGCTGGGGATATCGTGCTGCAATACGCCGAAAAAATGCTACAGGAGCAGGCAGCGTTAAAGCAGGAGCTAAGTCTATTTAGCGGGCAGATGACGGGTAGCCTCGACATTGGCATAGTGCCGCAATCGAGTGTGGATATCATGCCGCTGATCAAACGCTTTAATCAGGCCTTTCCCCACATCAATATTAACCTTTCGGTGATGACCAACAGCCAATTGATTGAGTCATTAACCCTGCATAAAACCGATATCGGTTTAGGTTTTGATGAACATTTAACGGAGGTGAATCGCCGCAGTTTTGTGCTTTACCCCCAGCGCAGTCTTGCCCACAGCAATTGTCCTGCTCACAGCACTAATCATGCTCAAAGCACTAACCCTGCTTACAGCATTAGCCAAATGGCGCTGCTCTGTGCCTACATTGATGACCATATAGATGATAAGGCGAGTCAAAAAAGTGTTTCACTTGCTTCCTTGAGTAACACGCCCTTAGTGCTGCTGAGTAAGGGTATGCAGTTTCGGCAATACATTGACCAAGCGATGGCAGAGGTGGGCGGGGAGTTTAAGGTGGTGCTCGAAACCGACTCACTGTTTCATTTAATCAGCGCGGTAAAGCATGGGATCGGCAGCGCGATTGTGAGCCTAGGCATTGCCGAATCCGTCTCGCAATTATTTGGCATTAATTATCAAGCCCTTGAAGGGATAAAATCGGGTAGTACCGTGTTTATCACCCGAAAGCACAGCCTGACGCCGGCGATGAAAGCCTTTACAAGGTTGCTTGAGGGCGATGAATAA